The Hippea jasoniae genome includes the window CAGCCAGAGATGTAAAAAAACAGGAATATCTTTTGAGATATTTCAGAAAAAGGGAGTATCTAAGGATTGCAACAAGAGAAATTATCAATGTGTGCGATTTTGTAGAGATTTTAGAGGAGCTAAGCAATCTTGCTGATGCATTAATTGAGTCTGCTGTTGATATTGCTATCTCAAAGCTAAAACTCAATAGTGAATATAAAAAAGGTTTTTGTGTTATTGGTCTGGGTAAACTGGGAAATAGAGAGCTAAATTTTTCAAGCGATATAGACCTATTGTTTGTTCACAAGGAAAAGAAAAAGTCTGAGATTTACAATAAGCTTGCAGCACATATTGTCTCAATTCTATCCGCAAATAAAGAGGGTGGTTTTGTTTACAGAGTGGATGTCAGGCTAAGACCCGGGGGCAATGCCTATCCGCTGTCGATGAGTATAGACCAGTATGAAAACTACTATGAAACATTTGGTCAGCCATGGGAGCGACTGTCTTTAGTTAAAGCAAGATTTTCTGCAGGGGATGAAAAGGTAGCAAAGGAGTTTAAAGAAAGAATTGAGCCTTTTGTTTATAGAAAATCGATAGATATTGAGTATATAGATCAGATTAGAAGCCTGCTGTTTAAGATTAAAAAGTATACACAAACGCCTGTTGAAAGCATAATCGATCCTGCAAAGATCGATGTTAAAAAAGGCAGGGGGGGCATTAGAGAGATTGAGTTTATTCTTAACTATTTTCAGCTTATTTTTGGTGCTAAATTTGATAGGCTTAAACATATATCAACCGTTGATGGGCTTGTTTTGCTAAAGAGTTTGGGTTTTTTAGAAGAAGGTGAGAAGCTAAAGGATATCTATCTTTTTTTAAGAAGAATTGAGCATAAATTGCAGCTTGAGGATGAAAAACAGACGCAGAAATTACCAACGGATAGAAAACGCCTCAAACAGTTGGCAAAGAAAATGGATACAACAGTTGATGATTTTATAGAAAAATATGAAAATGATACCGAATTTGTGCATGATGTCTTTAAGAAGATTTTTGTGCTTGATAGAGGTTTGCCTGTTTTTTCTGAGATTGATGATTTGGAAGGTTTTTTGTTTGAAAGTGGCGTTGATGATGTAAAAACCACTGCCAATATGATCAAAAGTGGAATAAAGAAGTTTCTGGCAGCAGAGATTAAGGATGAAACAATCCAGGGGATATACGATAGAGCTTTTTTGGTAGCAGTTAAACTCAACAGGTTTGATAGGGTTGCAGGCTTTTTTGAAAAACTCAATCCTGCCTATATTGCCTCTGTATTTGAAAACAAAAAACTCTTTGAGGTTTTTATAAAACTACTAATAATTGATTTTGGTGAATATTTTTTGAAGCATCCGTTTCTTTTAGATTACTTTTTAGCCCCTTTTGATATATCGAATTATTCAGCTGAGGAGAGAAAAGCTGCTGTTGAGCTTGATATTGCTATAAAGCTTATGGATGGTTCATTCAGGCATAATGATTTGAAAAGATATACACAAATTGCCATAGACTATGTCAGGGATACAGTTAGGGAGTTTGATAAAAACTCAGAGCTTGCTGTGATTGGATATGGTAAATTAGCAATGGGTGAGCTTTTTAAAGGTAGCGACCTTGATATAGTATTTTTATGCAAAAAAGATGCGTTTAATTATATCAGCGTTGTTCAAAAGATTATAAAAAAACTCAAGCTTCTATACGATGTTGATCTGAGATTGAGACCGTATGGTGAAAAAGGAATGCTTGTGGTTGATGTTGATTTTCTTAAAAACTACTTTCAAAAAGAAGCCTCAGGCTGGGAAAAGCAGGCAGCGTTGAAGTCGGATATTATCTATAGCGGTTTTGATGGGCAAATTGTGAAAAATTTATATGGAGATTTTATTTTTAGTAATCCCCCTAAAAAGTGCGAGATCTACTCCATGCTAAAAAAAATCATTGAAAATAAGGGTGAGGGTTTTGATATTAAAAGCTCTATTGGTGGGCTTACCAATATAGAATTTTTACTTCAGGCGTTATGCTTTGAAAATAGATGTGCCTTTTATCCTTCAACAAATGTGGATTTGTTAAAAAAGGCTATAGGGTTGAAATTGATAGAAAAAGAATTACTTGATTATTACTTCTATCTATCAAAAATTGCAAATATGTTGCGATTAAGTGGGTTTGATTTAAAGCTTGATAAACAAAAAGCGGAGTTTGTAGAGCAGATTTTTTCTATTGATAGCGTCTATGAAAGGGTTTTGGGTATATTTGAGTATGTTGAGCGTATAAGTGAGGAGTATTTTGTATGCTGATTCTTGCAACTGCATCAATAGCAAGAAGGAAACTCCTAAGAAAATGCAAAAGGAATGTAGTTTTTAAAGTATCGAATGTGGATGAAAAAAGATTTAACAATGAATCAATATATGAGTTTCTTTTGCGTGTAAGCTACTTGAAGGCAAGTGTGTTTTATAAAAATGGGATGGATGTGGTTGGTGCTGACACTGTTTTGATGGTTGATGATAGGATTATCGGAAAACCAAAAAATAAAGAAGATGCAAGAGAGATTTTAAAACTTTTAAGTGGCAGAAAACACCTCTGTCTGACAGGTGTGGCGGTTTTGAAGAACGACAGCTGGATTGGTTTTATTGAAAGGGCTGTTGTAAAGGTGGATAATTTAAGTGATGATTTAATAGAGCAGTATTTAAATACTAATGAATGGATGGGTAGAGCTGGAGGTTATGCCATTCAGGGCAGGGCTAATGAGTTTATGAGAGTTGTTGAGGGTGATATTACAACGGTGATTGGCCTGCCCATGAAGAGGCTGTGCAGGATTATTTGATTAAGTTTTAAAACAACAGTATAATTAAGACTCAAAAAAGAGGTTGGAGGTTTTGGATGCTTGATTTTTTAAGAAAAAACATTAAGAAGTTTGCAATTTTTTTATGGATTGCAGCAATCGCTTTTATTGTTGGTGGTGCTTACCTGTTTATAAGAGGCCCGTTCAGTATGGGCTCAAACACAGCCATAGAGGTAGGTGATATCAAAATCTCGATGCCAGAGTTTCAAAAGACATACGACAGTGTTTATAACTTCTATGTTAATATGCTCAGTCAGCTAAAAGGTGGCAATATCAGCGATGAGGATATAAAACGGTTAAATATAAAGCAAAAAACTATCGACATGCTGGTTGAGCGTGCCCTGCTTCTAAATGAGGCAAAAAAAGAGGGGATTAAGGTAACAGATAAGGATGTGTTAAAGGCCATTGAATCGAATAAATATTTCTGGGTCAATGGTCATTTTTCTAAAGAAAAGTATCTTGCGATTTTGAAGGCTAACAATATCAACCCAAAGGATTATGAGGCATCTTTGAAGATTCAACTTTATATAAACAAGCTTAAAAGCAGGTTATTTAAGAATGTTAAAGTAACTCAAAAAGAGGTTAAAGACTTCTTTGAGAAGAATTACTCAAAAGTGGATCTAAAGTATGTTGTGTTTAATGCAGAAAAATATAAGAAGCTTGTGAAGGTGGATGATAAAAAATTAAAGGCTTTTTATGATAAATTCAAAGAAAAATACAGAGTGCCCACGCAGATTAAATTTAAATATATCGTTGTTCCACTAAGCTATGTTGAGAAAAAGGTTAAAGTCACAGATAACGATACACTTGCCTTTTATAACAACCATCCAGATTATTTTATGGTGCCTTTGAGGATCAAGGTGGCGCATATCTTGATAGCAAAAAAAGACAATGAGTCGGATAGCAAGCTCAAGGCAAAAGCAGAAAAAATATACAACATGATAATCTCAAAGAAGATTACATTTTCAGAGGCTGCAAAAAAATACTCAGATGACACCTATTCAAAGAATGTTGGTGGGGAGCTTGGCTATGTAACAAAAAATATGGTTGTTGATAAATTCTGGGAAAATATTGTTAAGCTTAAAAAAGGAGAGATATCCAAACCGTTTAAAACGCGTTTTGGTTATCACATTGCAAAGGTTGAGTATATTCAAAAGCCGTTTAAAAGGGCGTATAAGGATGTTAAAAAGCAGATTGAGGAGTATATTAAGCAGGCAAGGGCAAAGAAGATCTGGTTTGTTGAGGCTGATAAGATTTATGTAAAAGCAAGGGATTCTAAAAAACCTCTGGATGTGGTTGCAAAAGAGTTTGGCTTGGAAGTCAAAGAATCACCGTATATGTCTTTAAAAAATCCAAAACCACCATTTAGCTCAAAGATAATTCAAAACGCCCTGTTGAGCAACAAAGGGGCATTGCTTGGACCGGATTTGACATTTGCAGGCTATATTATCTACAAAGTAGAAGATAAGAAACCATCCTATATTCCGTTCTTCGATAAAATCAAAGATAAGGTGAGAAAAGATTTTATTAAATACGAAGCCTTAAAGCTTGCAAAAAAGAAAGCAGAAGAGTTTATCTCCTTAAAGGATAATTTTGATCAACTTGCAAAAAAAGCCAATTTAAAGATCCATTTAGTTAAAAACCTGACTAAACTTACACCTAATGATGATTTTCCATGCAGCTACAATCAGGAAACTGTAAATGAAATCTTCAATAATACCAAGAGTTATAAGGGGTTGTGCAAAGCAAAGGATAGCTTTTATGTGTTTGAGATAGCAGATAAGAAGTTTGATAACAAAGAGTTTGATAAGCTCAAAAAGAGCATAAAAAATCAGCTTTTGATGGAGAAAGAGGATAAGATATTAAGAGAGCTTATCTCAAAACTCAAAAAAGAGGTTAAGATAAAGATCAATCCAAAATTATGAAAAAAGATGACATCGATGAAGTTATAAAAAGACTAAGGGAGATCTATCCAGCATTAAGGGAGCCTGTGGTTACAACAATTGCAAAGGATAACGACCCTTTTAAGGTGCTTGTTAGTACAGTTTTAAGCCTCAGGACTAAGGATGAAACAACGTTAAAGGCTTCCTATAGGTTATTTGAAAAGGCCTCAAATGTTGAGGCCTTGGATAAGTTTGATGTTGAAGAGATAGAAAAACTCATATACCCTGTGGGTTTTTATAAAACAAAGGCAAAGAATTTAAAAAAGATAGCATCTATACTTATCAACAAATATGGCGGCAGGGTGCCATGTGAAATGGATGAACTGTTAAAACTACCCAATGTTGGCAGAAAGACGGCAAACCTGGTGCTTGCCAAGGGTTGCAATAAGGATGCGATCTGTGTTGATATTCATGTGCACAGAATCTCTAACAGGCTGGGTCTTGTTAAAACAAAAACTCCTGAAGAAACAGAGTTTGAGCTAATGAAGGTATTGCCCAGAAAATACTGGATTGAGTTTAACGACCTGCTTGTGCCTTTTGGTCAGAATATATGCAGGCCGATCTCTCCATTTTGCTCTAAATGCCCTGTGTATGAATTTTGCGATAGGGTAGGAGTTGAAAAACATAGATGAGCGAGCTTGAGGAGTATATTAAAAGCGGCAGGAAGTTAGCCTGGCTTGCGTATCTGGGTCTTTTAATGATAATACCGGCAATTGCTCAGAAGGATAATCCATACACTGTTTTTCACATAAAGCAGGGGCTTGTTTTGCTTTTTGCAAGTATCATCGATACCCTTTTTGTGTTTATACCATCAATTGGTGCTGATATTGCAACTATAGCATCCTTCTTTTTGTTGATTTTAAACATTATAGGTATTTACAACGCTTTGGCTGGAAAACTCAAGCCGTTACCTGTAATCGGTGGTTTTGCAAATCTTTTTGATTTTTAGCCCTTTATGACGGCAAGCGGCGTAAGCTCTACCACTGGCTCTATTAAATCCAGCTGGTTATTTATAACCTCTGATATATCTTTATAGGCAGAGGGTGCCTCATCTAAGTCTCTTTTTGATTTAAGCGAATGGATAATACCCATTTTATTGAGTTTTTTTATCTCTTCGGTGAGTGAAAGATTTTTTCTTGCTTTATGTCTGCTTAAAACCCTGCCTGCCCCATGAGATGAGCTTTTAAAGCTATCAGGATTGCCTTTTCCTGTAGCGATATAGGATTTTGAGCCCTGCGAGCCCGGGATAATACAGATATCACCCTCAAAGGCTCTAATTGCACCCTTTCTGTGTACCCATACCTTTTTTGAGAAGTGTTTTTCATAGCTTGCATAGTTGTGGATCACATCGTATTCTTTATCCACTATATCCTTTTTTGATAAAACCATCTCAAAAATATCTACAATTCTATTTGCCATCAGTTTTCTGTTTGATTTTGCATACTCTATCGCAAAATGCATCTCCTCAAGGTATGATTGACCTTCTAATGAATTTGTTTCTAAATACGCAAGCTCCCATGATGGTGGAATGGGGTAGCCTGCCTTTTCGTTAATCTTTTTTGCTATGTTATTGTAGTGGTCTGCTATCTGTTTGCCTAAATTTCTACTGCCTGAGTGGATCATTATCCAGATAAACCCATCGCTGCCTTTCTGGATTTCTATA containing:
- a CDS encoding RtcB family protein, producing the protein MIKLVINKGRIPIKLWTEKIEEGALKQAINLSNLPFAFSHIAIMPDVHEGFGMPIGAVAAFEDVVIPHAVGVDIGCGMHAIKTILTEIDKRSLQAIVKLIKGTIPVGFEKHKTAQNKDLMPKQKSKLNRSFICFKEYDNALYSLGTLGGGNHFIEIQKGSDGFIWIMIHSGSRNLGKQIADHYNNIAKKINEKAGYPIPPSWELAYLETNSLEGQSYLEEMHFAIEYAKSNRKLMANRIVDIFEMVLSKKDIVDKEYDVIHNYASYEKHFSKKVWVHRKGAIRAFEGDICIIPGSQGSKSYIATGKGNPDSFKSSSHGAGRVLSRHKARKNLSLTEEIKKLNKMGIIHSLKSKRDLDEAPSAYKDISEVINNQLDLIEPVVELTPLAVIKG
- a CDS encoding endonuclease III domain-containing protein, whose amino-acid sequence is MKKDDIDEVIKRLREIYPALREPVVTTIAKDNDPFKVLVSTVLSLRTKDETTLKASYRLFEKASNVEALDKFDVEEIEKLIYPVGFYKTKAKNLKKIASILINKYGGRVPCEMDELLKLPNVGRKTANLVLAKGCNKDAICVDIHVHRISNRLGLVKTKTPEETEFELMKVLPRKYWIEFNDLLVPFGQNICRPISPFCSKCPVYEFCDRVGVEKHR
- a CDS encoding peptidylprolyl isomerase, with translation MLDFLRKNIKKFAIFLWIAAIAFIVGGAYLFIRGPFSMGSNTAIEVGDIKISMPEFQKTYDSVYNFYVNMLSQLKGGNISDEDIKRLNIKQKTIDMLVERALLLNEAKKEGIKVTDKDVLKAIESNKYFWVNGHFSKEKYLAILKANNINPKDYEASLKIQLYINKLKSRLFKNVKVTQKEVKDFFEKNYSKVDLKYVVFNAEKYKKLVKVDDKKLKAFYDKFKEKYRVPTQIKFKYIVVPLSYVEKKVKVTDNDTLAFYNNHPDYFMVPLRIKVAHILIAKKDNESDSKLKAKAEKIYNMIISKKITFSEAAKKYSDDTYSKNVGGELGYVTKNMVVDKFWENIVKLKKGEISKPFKTRFGYHIAKVEYIQKPFKRAYKDVKKQIEEYIKQARAKKIWFVEADKIYVKARDSKKPLDVVAKEFGLEVKESPYMSLKNPKPPFSSKIIQNALLSNKGALLGPDLTFAGYIIYKVEDKKPSYIPFFDKIKDKVRKDFIKYEALKLAKKKAEEFISLKDNFDQLAKKANLKIHLVKNLTKLTPNDDFPCSYNQETVNEIFNNTKSYKGLCKAKDSFYVFEIADKKFDNKEFDKLKKSIKNQLLMEKEDKILRELISKLKKEVKIKINPKL
- a CDS encoding Maf family protein, whose product is MLILATASIARRKLLRKCKRNVVFKVSNVDEKRFNNESIYEFLLRVSYLKASVFYKNGMDVVGADTVLMVDDRIIGKPKNKEDAREILKLLSGRKHLCLTGVAVLKNDSWIGFIERAVVKVDNLSDDLIEQYLNTNEWMGRAGGYAIQGRANEFMRVVEGDITTVIGLPMKRLCRII
- a CDS encoding [protein-PII] uridylyltransferase family protein, translated to MFCQSNTLSLFLINNPELLFWLIEKDTLEKLKTKDVYLKEISELLKSARDVKKQEYLLRYFRKREYLRIATREIINVCDFVEILEELSNLADALIESAVDIAISKLKLNSEYKKGFCVIGLGKLGNRELNFSSDIDLLFVHKEKKKSEIYNKLAAHIVSILSANKEGGFVYRVDVRLRPGGNAYPLSMSIDQYENYYETFGQPWERLSLVKARFSAGDEKVAKEFKERIEPFVYRKSIDIEYIDQIRSLLFKIKKYTQTPVESIIDPAKIDVKKGRGGIREIEFILNYFQLIFGAKFDRLKHISTVDGLVLLKSLGFLEEGEKLKDIYLFLRRIEHKLQLEDEKQTQKLPTDRKRLKQLAKKMDTTVDDFIEKYENDTEFVHDVFKKIFVLDRGLPVFSEIDDLEGFLFESGVDDVKTTANMIKSGIKKFLAAEIKDETIQGIYDRAFLVAVKLNRFDRVAGFFEKLNPAYIASVFENKKLFEVFIKLLIIDFGEYFLKHPFLLDYFLAPFDISNYSAEERKAAVELDIAIKLMDGSFRHNDLKRYTQIAIDYVRDTVREFDKNSELAVIGYGKLAMGELFKGSDLDIVFLCKKDAFNYISVVQKIIKKLKLLYDVDLRLRPYGEKGMLVVDVDFLKNYFQKEASGWEKQAALKSDIIYSGFDGQIVKNLYGDFIFSNPPKKCEIYSMLKKIIENKGEGFDIKSSIGGLTNIEFLLQALCFENRCAFYPSTNVDLLKKAIGLKLIEKELLDYYFYLSKIANMLRLSGFDLKLDKQKAEFVEQIFSIDSVYERVLGIFEYVERISEEYFVC